The Arabidopsis thaliana chromosome 5, partial sequence genomic interval atttccttttcttttggctCTCTCTGCGATCGAGTTCGAAACCGTTCCCTAATCGAAGATCTAGATTCAACATACGTTTTATCTCTCaggtttgcttcttcttcgactACGTTTTCTCCGCGATTATGATGatgccttcttcttcctgcTTTCACTTTGGGTTGcgtttcttcatctcctcGATTCGCGATCCTCCTATTCGCATCGATACCCAgagatctagggtttccacCGATATGGATATGGATAAATCTTAGGGTTTCACCGATAAGGATTATGGATTCGAGTTTCTCTTCTATGTACATTGTCGGAGCtacatcttctcttcttgttgttagTGTTAGGGTTTTGAATAGGTTTTAGGTGATGAATTATAGGTTTAGAGTTCTGAATTAGagatttatttggttttttctGTGGACGTGGTGCTCTATGATACCTGGATTGAATTTGGGGTTACAGACAGAAGAATGTGTTGCTTTTGATTCTCTAGCGATTGGGGAATTCAGAAACTCCTTGCTTCTGGACTTGTTACCCTTGTGAAAATTTATGTATGGGTCATCAGTCATCATGGATGAAGCAAACAGTTATCGACTCTGTGGTTCAGTCTTCTAAAGTTGGTGTTTTCTCAATGTTTAGTATGGATTACAAGGCGCCAAGGAAATACTCACACGGAAGGAATTTTGGAGTTGCGAGACAGCAAGATTTTGCAGCAGATATAGTTACGAGAAGACCTTATGCCCCGTATGACAATGGTATGAAGAAAGGTCCTAATAAGTTGTCAAGGAATCTGGTTTGGACGTCAAAAGAGTACAAATCACCAGAGGGAAACAGGCCAAGGCAGAATGCAGCCAATGGGTCAGCGAAACCACAAGTTATAGGCACAGGACATCGTGTATCAAACCAGCCGAGGAAGAATGCTGTGTATGGGCCAAGGAGCTCTTCTCTTTCAGACACCAGAGGTTGTGGGCCGAGACTCAATGGCAGTCCCAAAAAGAGTGTGTGTAATTTTTGGAAAGATGGAAACTGCAAAAAGGGCGAGAAATGCCAGTTCTTACACTCTTGGTCTTGTTTTCCTGGACTGGCCATGGTAGCTGCTCTTGAAGGACACAAGAATGATATTAAGGGAATCGCCCTTCCTCAGGGTTCAGATAAACTCTTTTCAGTCAGTGGTGATGGTACATTGCTAATTTGGGACTGCAATTCTGGTCAGTGTGTTCGATCCATCAACCTCCAGGCAGAAGCAGGGTCTCTAATTAGTGAAGGACCATGGGTTTTCCTTGGCTTGCCAAACGCTGTAAAGGTTAGTTTAAGGCGTCTCTTAACACAAATATTCTTCTGTTATCTAAATTCTGTTCGTTAAACTCAGTTGATTCTGgtgttaaagtttttgtttatcaatttTGCAGGCTTTTAACGTTCAAAACAGTAAAGATGTGCATCTTGAAGGGGTGGTTGGTCAGGTGCATGCAATGACTGCTGCAAACGGAATGCTTTTTGCTGGAACAAGTGTAAGCATTTTTAACTTAACTCTCTATCTTCTCTATACATGTGTTAGGTTCTCTGCTTCTTTGTTGGATCTATACTAAtaagtttcttttgtcttttttggaATTGCAGTCTGGTAGTATATTAGTCTGGAAAGCTACAGACTCGGAGTCTGATCCATTCAAATACTTGACATCTCTCGAGGGACATCATAGTGGTGAAGTcacttgttttgttgttggagGTGAAGTGCTATACTCTGGTTCTGTCGATAAAACAATAAAGGTAAGATATGGCTGCTACTAAATACAAAATGATTTCATCTTTAATCTTATTTTGAATGCATTCTAATAACTTCTGTTTGCTGTGGTTCTAGGTGTGGGATCTCAACACCTTGCAATGTAGAATGACCCTGAAGCAACATATCGGCACTGTCACTTCACTCTTATGTTGGGACAAGTGTCTGATATCGTCTTCCTTGGATGGGACCATAAAACTTTGGGCTTGTTCTGAAAATGAAAGTTTGAAAGTTGTTCAAACTCGCAAACAAGAACTGAGTGTTCATACTCTCTGTGGAATGCACGATGCAGAGGCCAAACCGATCATGTTTTGCTCTTACCAAAATGGAGCAGTTGGCATTTTCGACCTACCATCttttgaagaaagaggaaagatGTTCTCTACGCAGACGATCTGCACACTTACAATTGGTCCTGGAGGATTGTTATTCAGTGGAGACAAGAGTGGGAACTTGCGTGTATGGAGCTTAGCTTCTGGCACCAAAGTTTAGTCGTTTTAACAATTTTCGACTattgattttcatttaatttgtaCATATACATTGGTGGTTGATTCTAAATCCTTGCATTAATGTAATAACTTTTAATGTTGCCAAGATAAAAGAAAGTAATATTTTCATATCCGTTCTCTCATAGAAAGATGTTTATTTAACACAATTCCTTAAAAGATTTGTGAACTCCATGGAAGCTTCAAAGTTTTGTTCTGTATTCaaatttcttattcttcttcttttgaaactgaaaacgtggggaaaaaaaaggagatttACAAGTAGAAAACACAAATCTACCAAATggtataatttgtttttggtcttgaaGGAAGAATGCAAGCAAAACTGGACAGAATATATATCAACTAAGAATGTGGAAAGACACACGAATCACACAAACCAAATAATAGTGAACGCTCTTTGCATTTTGGCTTATTCATCTAGCTTTTCCACTTTTGTGTTTATCCAAGTGAGGAAATGCTTGTAGAATGTTATAAGCCCTGAGATCTTGCCTTGTTAAGATCCCTATCACAGGTGACATCTGCAACAACACAAGACACACGTTTAGTagtgttcttgaatcttgaatcAAGAGAGTAAAAAAGCAAACTTACCCCTGAAGCTTGAATCTTGGGAACCACCAGTAAATGTCTGAGACCCACTGACCGGAACAGAACCAAAGCTTTAGCCACTGACATACTTTGCACCACTGTGTAAGGTGTAGTGTTGGTCAAAGGATGAAGATCAACATACAATTGCATCTCTGAGCTTGTGATTGCAACATCATCGAAGTTATCTTCTCTCTCAGCTAATTCAACCGGTGTGAACTTTTCCCTAACTTCCCACTCTTCTGTTCTCCTTTTCTCATTCAAGAACCATCTCTTTTTCAGAACTTTCACAAGGTGAGCTCTTAGGATCAGACCATGGAGCTCTGTGCCAGTGTTTTGATCTGCTCCATCCAAGACTGGGAATGCGTTATGCGTTGTGTTCCTTAGTACATCGACTATATTTGCCACTTTTTCTACTCCGTTAAGTGTTACAACCGGAGGCTTAGCGTCGTTAAGCTCACCTACAGTGAGATTCCTCATCCACGGCTCTGGATTTGCTTCCAAGAAAGGTAAGCCCTTAAGATGGAGAATGATCTCGTAGATACTTAGATTGAAGCTGTCACCTACTGTTTTAGCTATCAGAAGCACAAACATTGTAATGGGCAACAAAAGAAGGTTGTTGGTGAGTTCCAGAAATATAACACAGAGTGAAACAGTCATTCTCATTGAACCAGCCATGAGTGAAGCTGCACCAAGAACCGCGTAAAGCCCTTGATCTATGTTTGTGTAAGACCCCATTGCTGTGCCTAGCATCCTACCGTATGCAGAACCCATGAGGATAATCGGTAGGAAGAGACCCGACGGTGTCGCTATACCGAATGTTATAAGACCCAAAATGCAGTAGAGGCCAAAGAATATCCAGAGAGAAACCATGCCAAACTCATTAGGAGTGTTTGAAGAGAAAATGTTTCTGACTGCATCATCATTGGTTGTGAGAAGCAGAGTGGATAGATCGTTGTAATAACCATTTGGACAGTTGAATTGCTTGAAATTTCCTGATCTTCCGTTTGTTGGACATATCTCGTCTATAGAAGGATCACAAGGCTTGCATTCCGCTAAGAAAGGAAGACCGAACAAGCAAACTGATGTGAATAGAGATACCCCAAGACTTAGAAGCACCTTATGAATCTTTCCCTTCCTACACCAAAATTTACCAAACAATGTTAAGTAAAAAGAAATCTTTAAGACTCTTGAACGTTCATAAACACTTACTGGTTGATGAGATTGTAAAGCCGGAGAACTTTATGCAGAAGATGATTGTACAAGCTTCCAAGAATGCCACCAAAGACTCCAATCAATGTGACTGGGATTATATCTGCTGCGTGGTACCTAACCTCTACATGACTCACATCGAACATAATGAGTCCTCCTGAGCCGAAAAGTCCGCATTTCCCGGAGTTACAAATCTCAATGAACGCTCTTAATACAACCACCACAACGGCTGTACTGAAGAATGTTCTCCACAAGAGAGCGCTTCTCCACCACGTAGCGACTTCCTCAAGAGCGAAAAGTACTCCTCCTACTGGTGACCTGAAAGCAGCACATACTCCAGAGGCAGATCCACATGTAATAAGATCTCTTCGATCTCTATCGTTGTTGAAGTAACGAAGCCATCTCCATTTGATTCTGTGATTATCTGGACCACCTTGACCAAGCAAAGAAGCTATGCAACTTCCAATATGAACCAATGGCCCTTCTTTACCAAGATCAAGTCCAGCTGCAACCGCTCCAATACTTCCAACAATCTAATCGGAAAAAAACCGCAAAATCCATCagtaaaacaaaagatctCACACTAACTTTGTGGGAAGCTTCAAACTTTGTGaaggtttaagaaacaaaccttAACCATCATGGTGgtaaaaccaaacatattgGGAGTGTCAATGCCATTAAGGTAAGCTTTAATCTCAGGGATCCCCGGACCAGCCGCCGTAGGAGCAAAGTAAACAACAAGTACTGTCGCCACCAAAGTCAGACCCAAATTCGCCCCCGTAAAGACCATCAGACCTGTCCAAAACctatttcaaaaacataaacttgtCATACAAGGTATCTCAATTTCTTGATCttgactgttttgtttttcaagatTTGGCTGATGAGTCAATACCTATCTTGAGCAATGTAGTAGCCGACGGCGAGAAGTTTGTAACCGGCGATGTTTTCGACAGCAAGGTTGATGAGAGTAGCGATAAGACCAGTGAAGAGACCAACAAGACAAGCTAATGTCCATTTTAAGAATATGTATTGAAACACTTGTGCTTTTGATCTGCTTCTCCAGTCATGCTTGAACAGATCATTCTCGTTTATTCTGCAGAAatccaaaatctcaaatcaaaaATCTATACAAGTATATGTCTCCATCACTGATTATTTTCCACcaagtttaagaaaaaaaaatatatgaagattgtctgaaaacagagtaaagaTAAATAAACGTTATAGAAAGAGATTTGAGACCAAGACTTATCATACAACTAATAAACAAAAGGTAACCTAATTATCTGGATCTTGTACAAGATTTGGTTTATGATTGCTTGCGGCAAATTGAAAATGTGAGAAATAATTGAAGTATCACAACAGGTCATATGTCTCCATCACTAATATTTTCATTCTTCTTGTCAAAATTATCtctaatattttcataatttatgtTCTGAAAATCAggataaagatttaaaaatttatagaaagaGATTGAGACAAATAATccattcaattttatttctttctaaaatgaaaattagctgaaaaaatagtaagattgaaactttacaaaaaaaaaagataatgacAAACTCAATAAACCATCAGAAAGTGAAGATTTATCTGGAAACAGAGTAAAGCTCAAAACTTTATAGaataaggttttttttttgtcactctTTATAGAACAAGATTAAGACTCatccaaaaaacaattcaagaaaagtaaaattcgATATGAAAACAgaataagaatcaaataatcaagatctagaagataaagaagacaTACTCATAATCTAAACTCTCGATGTGTGAAACCTTGGCACCGACCAAAGCAAGAGGAGTTGAAGAAAGAGTTCTATGTCTCTTAAGCAGTGGTTGATTCAAAGTGTTGTTCTCTggatcttctccttcttcttctccattgtaATTACTATTACTAATCTGCAAGTTTCCATCTTCATCCATCGATAGCTGTCTCTCTAATGATCcaagaaacaataaatagGACCACTCCGaaaatttatgaaaagaagaagaagaagaacaaaagtagATTTTGGTTAGATCTTCAAGAGCTTTCTATCTATCTCTCTGTTACAAAACTActtttggtttggattttcTCTGCGAATTTTGTCGTTTTTTCTAGAGAAACACTTTTATGAAGCTTTATAGATCTCTCTCTACATATGATACATGCATGCATCAATATACACCATTATATGTATGGTGATACAAAcataacatttaatttaaatgttatttGTTGTGAGGAGGAGTCACAGTGGGTGGATGGGTACCATATGCTATTCTCACTAAAGATAAGACAATCATTGGTCTATATTATATTGCCTACTTAAATAATATAACCTAAAATAAAGGTtgtcatcaaaaaaaaaaaaaaaaaacctaaaatgaAGGCATGATATGTGTGTTTGTGTAGGCATCTACTATTCTCTAGCTATGTTTCAATCTGAATAGTGAATACAGTATATAGTTTTGAAATccattgttggttttgaagttagAAGGAAGAAAGTTATAATTCTGTATACAAACCctatattagtttatttattcttatcaatatttttagtCCATTTTGTTGTGTGTACAAATCTACTTTGTCTTTAGCTATATAcatacttttgttttactcgtttttcatgtatattaatacccaaaataaatttgaaattagtTTGTGATTTTGACGTAGTTGAACAACGacgaatttttttatattgaaataATTCTTATCCACTAAGGATATAAccctttttgtgtgtgtagaAATCGACTATTATCTAGCTATTAATTTgtactcaatttttttatttctttcattaCAAATCAATATGTGATTTTGACGTAAAGTTGAAgagggaaagaaaaatgatttacataAACATTAAGGTaacttttaagaatttttgtgGCAGACATAAAATGTTTTACGTCGATAGTTCCAAAATCTTTGGGCGCATAGTGCAACTTGTATAATTTGGTTTCATAATAGGGTTTCTTGAAAAGTACTGTCAAAAATGCATATGTGGAAGTCCAAAAATACTACTCCATATCCCAAATTTCTCTAAGTAATAGTCCCTAACAACTATTAATATCACAATtagttatttattaatttatcaaatacataattattttaaaatagacattttaaatattttcatgaatTTCTTGCACAGACCAACGCTCTCCATACTTTTCCGTTTTGGATCGACAAAGACGGTTGCATGTGGATCTCTAAGGCATTGACAaatcttttctgttttcatgTATAAAACTAATGATATTCAAACATTGTCCATAAAAAACATTACTCATAGAATACTCTACAATTTGCACTAGGggacataaacaaaatttgtttcgGTTGCTTGTGTACACATGGTAGATCACAAtaataatcttctttttaattccttcatttttcattatacATCACACATTACCTGAATAAGTAGcttctatcttttttattctccCATGTACTTTTTTCATATATCATTTCATCcgttttcatataaatatcgattcaaactttttacttaacttttaaaaatatggaaagaagaaatcaaatatcaacatttaaataagattttgtaattatttttcttctaattcatATAATTCATTCTTGATTCTTCATTGATCAGCCATTTGCCCATTTGGTTGCGTACTGGCCAAGTGACTATATCTCTCTTCTGTTAAATTGGTGACTTGTGTCAAATGACAACTCAGCCACTAGGTCTGACAGATCAGCAAAAACCTTTGTAACCAATAAGTATGAACATGTGTAATCTTACACATTCGTTCGATAATTCCAAGATCCAACGATCAAAAGAATTCCGACCCTTGAGGTCATCGAACAGccctttttaaattttctcttGTACGAGTATTTATCTCTAATCATTTATTCTCCAAACACGTGATTTATATATTCCGGACCCTAGAAACGTCCAATTGGAGAAATATATTTGACCACATAAACGTAGATATAATTAATCTTTAACATTATACGATGTTTTGTGTACTACTTAGTCTACTTTGTTGTTGAATAAGtataatttagttatatatatacttataagTTGTAAATCAATATGAAATGGATGAGACTGAAGTATCCCATAACTAAATATGAGaaattattatgaaaaaaaatatataaatattcaaaagtaTGAGTGGCAAAACCATAGAAATTATACAAcccaaaaagaagatatgaaaTAAATACTCTAAGAAAATGCTATTAGCTCTAAGGTATTGAGCGTCTGAGGTGATTGTACATAAGCGATTAATCAAATCTAAATGAACTTCGAGCAAATTTTTACTGGTGGTTAGCTATGTTTCCCGTCACAGTAGTTATTCGAAATTTGCTCTATTTGTTAGGATTCAAAAGTTGATAACTAGTACATAAATAAcctttacttctttttatttatataaattttgtttttaatgcaGGAAATCTATTTTAATGAGTTGTACCATTTGTTTAATTACAATGACAAACACATTATATTGTTACCTAGCTAGTTCGGGTACTATGGATAGTGTGGGActaaaatcctagaattgcAAGATTGCTATGGGGTCTGGGAGCATGGTTTTGTTCAACTGAGAATccctttattattaaaaaggaagtacaaattgaaattttgtctaatttgacatcaattttgatttcaattttggattttgttttatgctattcaaaattattaaggGTAATTTTGTCTTAACAATCTcctaaactttatatgatcCGATTCAATCAAAAccgttcaacaaaaataatattcaaatcatatattacgATTCTTACTAATcactaaaaaattatatttataagtttagaatatcaaatttattcgaatatttagtataaaaaccaaataaaccgattGCCCGCTGTAAACCGCGGGTTAAAACCTAGTTGTGCTGAATTTTGTCATACAGTAATAAATTGATGAAAGTAAGAACACAAAAATGTTTACGAAGAATTATAATACTCTCATAAATTGATCATGTTATAATATTTGgtataaaatatcaaataatatacatcccaacaaaaagaaaggagaTATATACTCTACAAAAAACGACTAGTCTATCAAGTAAACTATTAGGTGTTGGTAATTTAAACTTCTATTCATCCATAAAATGagaattaaaattttagatattcGCATTATCAAATATTGGTATAGCAGAGAGAAAACTactctatatatgtttctaagaaattatgttttggattttttcacacaaatttagaaaaaatatttttatttttatttttatttttgttagtttagtAATATTAATTctacttctcttttttctttattggttACAGATGAAAGTAATAATAACAttgataaaaacattaatttttgtggaacaagaaaaaaaaatctttaggAAATAGATGGAGTAGTTAACTTGTTATGATCCATGGTACGtataaagaaattatttagaaaattcTTGGTTAccaaataattataataaataatccAACCAACCGAATAATGTGTTGTACATAAATTTTGGTCAGAAATGGGGCCAGTAGAGAAGAAGCTACACTTGGCATATGCGAAACCATGTGATCCATATGTAGAGTCCCTATTTGACGACGATCTTGTGATTAGATCTAAATCCAACTGGCTGGTTTCATGAATGAGCTACGTATCTCGTCATGGTTCAtgtgacttttgtttttcgctttttatttattttttggtttctttcccTCATGATTGAGAATTtgagatgatgaaagaaaaaattactgACCGAAAAATAGACACAATTATAAGTACAAACAGAAGTTATATGTTAATATGTTAATATGATAtgataagaaaacagaagttatatacaaattataaacaaaataggccctttaacaaaaaaaaaaaagttataaacaaaatatttggttttcttgtttgtaaAATTGTTCGGAccaacaatttctttttatgtaaAGATTGTTGGAgataacattttgtttataatgtAGCTAAATGGGAACATGGTCAAAGCTTTCGGAAGAGTATCTTTCGTGTTAACGGCAATTAAGAGATGCATCCATTCGtgatatataatacataaaacaaaaacattatcatGTGTTATAATTGGAGCAATATAATCCGCCAATCTTAACCAATATGCATGCATCTGTTTATTACAAGTTTTTGGTTCAAAAACTATAGTccattatgtttttatataggGTTCaggatttaaaaaatatatattgtttttttttgggttttaatgTTAAGCTAAAATCGATATTGCTTTAGGTTGGATAATTTAGTTTACGTGAtaatctttttataagttaATCAATGAGAGAAAGCGTAACAACTTACCAGATTCATGAGTTTTCAACACTTATATTagatttatgaagaaaaaaatatttgatttatgaaCAATTAACAAATCTTCAGTCTTTTCATGATGAAATTTAATAATGCGGATATCGAGATTTGCATATTTGCTTTGAGTATGAAGTTAGGCAAAGTTATTGgcgaaaatattattttaattttggaaaaaagaaacaaaaacttcaacaaaaaagatgGTAATGTTGAACACGGCGTCGACTCACCGCCTATGGCCGACCAGATACGTACACTCTTGATATGTTTGTTATGTAATTCCTCGACTTTGGGGATGAGATGATAGTGACCaaaagattataaacaaattaataatatttttcaaaaattaagtgaattagaaaaacattagacaagaaaaatttatttaagGATTAGGTAGTTTTAGTTTATCAGAATCTTCAAGAGAGTGACCGTTTTTTTAGTCTTCGGATCATACCCAATATTTCTTTTCGAATGTTCAATTTTAATACTACtactattattaattaattaatcatacaCGATAATCGtgtgtttaaatattaatggcGGTGACagtattataaatatatacaatcaATTAGAATATAACATAAGAAAAAGtcttttgtaattaaataACCAAATGCTGGAggtttatttgtaaaaatatgataacatgtaaaatagcatgcattttttataaaaaaaacatacacaaatgttacataatttgtttaaaacaTATGTGATATGTATCATATACTCTACTTATTCGTGATTTTGCCACctaattatcatttttcaaataat includes:
- a CDS encoding WD-40 repeat family protein / zfwd3 protein (ZFWD3) (WD-40 repeat family protein / zfwd3 protein (ZFWD3); FUNCTIONS IN: zinc ion binding, nucleic acid binding; INVOLVED IN: N-terminal protein myristoylation; LOCATED IN: cellular_component unknown; EXPRESSED IN: male gametophyte, pollen tube; EXPRESSED DURING: L mature pollen stage, M germinated pollen stage; CONTAINS InterPro DOMAIN/s: Zinc finger, CCCH-type (InterPro:IPR000571), WD40 repeat 2 (InterPro:IPR019782), WD40 repeat, conserved site (InterPro:IPR019775), WD40 repeat (InterPro:IPR001680), G-protein beta WD-40 repeat, region (InterPro:IPR020472), WD40 repeat-like-containing domain (InterPro:IPR011046), WD40-repeat-containing domain (InterPro:IPR017986), WD40/YVTN repeat-like-containing domain (InterPro:IPR015943), WD40 repeat, subgroup (InterPro:IPR019781); BEST Arabidopsis thaliana protein match is: WD-40 repeat family protein / zfwd4 protein (ZFWD4) (TAIR:AT5G49200.1); Has 1807 Blast hits to 1807 proteins in 277 species: Archae - 0; Bacteria - 0; Metazoa - 736; Fungi - 347; Plants - 385; Viruses - 0; Other Eukaryotes - 339 (source: NCBI BLink).) encodes the protein MGHQSSWMKQTVIDSVVQSSKVGVFSMFSMDYKAPRKYSHGRNFGVARQQDFAADIVTRRPYAPYDNGMKKGPNKLSRNLVWTSKEYKSPEGNRPRQNAANGSAKPQVIGTGHRVSNQPRKNAVYGPRSSSLSDTRGCGPRLNGSPKKSVCNFWKDGNCKKGEKCQFLHSWSCFPGLAMVAALEGHKNDIKGIALPQGSDKLFSVSGDGTLLIWDCNSGQCVRSINLQAEAGSLISEGPWVFLGLPNAVKAFNVQNSKDVHLEGVVGQVHAMTAANGMLFAGTSSGSILVWKATDSESDPFKYLTSLEGHHSGEVTCFVVGGEVLYSGSVDKTIKVWDLNTLQCRMTLKQHIGTVTSLLCWDKCLISSSLDGTIKLWACSENESLKVVQTRKQELSVHTLCGMHDAEAKPIMFCSYQNGAVGIFDLPSFEERGKMFSTQTICTLTIGPGGLLFSGDKSGNLRVWSLASGTKV
- a CDS encoding WD-40 repeat family protein / zfwd3 protein (ZFWD3), with amino-acid sequence MDYKAPRKYSHGRNFGVARQQDFAADIVTRRPYAPYDNGMKKGPNKLSRNLVWTSKEYKSPEGNRPRQNAANGSAKPQVIGTGHRVSNQPRKNAVYGPRSSSLSDTRGCGPRLNGSPKKSVCNFWKDGNCKKGEKCQFLHSWSCFPGLAMVAALEGHKNDIKGIALPQGSDKLFSVSGDGTLLIWDCNSGQCVRSINLQAEAGSLISEGPWVFLGLPNAVKAFNVQNSKDVHLEGVVGQVHAMTAANGMLFAGTSSGSILVWKATDSESDPFKYLTSLEGHHSGEVTCFVVGGEVLYSGSVDKTIKVWDLNTLQCRMTLKQHIGTVTSLLCWDKCLISSSLDGTIKLWACSENESLKVVQTRKQELSVHTLCGMHDAEAKPIMFCSYQNGAVGIFDLPSFEERGKMFSTQTICTLTIGPGGLLFSGDKSGNLRVWSLASGTKV